A window of Gudongella oleilytica genomic DNA:
TAGCAAAAGAGCTAAACTTCGACATGGAAAAAGTAAACGTAAACGGAGGAGCCATAGCAATAGGCCACCCCATAGGAGCAAGTGGAGCAAGGATCCTCGTCACCCTTCTTCATGAAATGGAAAAGAGAGACGCAAAGAACGGCCTTGCAACCCTATGCATAGGAGGCGGACAAGGAATAGCCATGGTAGTGAAAAGATAATTCAAAATCCACAGTCCACAGTTCACAATTATCTTGTCATCCCGAACGAAAGTCGAGGGATCCAAATAAACAATGAACAATAAACAATGAACAATGAACAATAAACAATGAACAATAAACAATGGAAAACAAGGATCCTTCACCACGTTCAGGATGACAGAAAGTGCCCACCCGGCATATAAGTAGTCATTCTGAGCGTAAGCGAAGAATCTTCCTGAATTGTTAACTGTCAATCGTCAATCGTCAATTCAGAGCTAAAACAGCCAATGATGGATCATCAAAGTCAAACCCAATACACACAAGAAAGCGAGGGAAATAAATGCACAAACAAATAACGATGGAGCAGGCAGTCGACATGGTAAAAGACGGCATGACCATAATGGTCGGTGGTTTTCTGGGCTGTGGCAATCCCCACAGGATAATAGACAAGCTCGTAGAAAAAGGAGTAAAAGACCTGACCCTGATCTGCAACGACACCTCCTTCCCCGAATTCGGAGTAGGTAAAATGGTAGTAAACAAACAATTCAAAAAGATAATGGCATCCCATATAGGGACAAACCCAGAGACAGGAAGACAAATGAACGAAAAAGAAACAGAAGTCATCCTGATACCCCAAGGCACCCTTGCAGAGCAGGTAAGAGCAGGAGGGGCAGGCCTTGGAGGAATACTGACCCCCACAGGAGTCGGGACAGTAGTAGAAGAAGGCAAACAAAAGATAGAGCTTGACGGAGTAGAATACCTTCTTGAAAGACCACTAAAAGCAGACATAGCAATAATAGCGGCACAGACAGCAGACAAATTCGGCAACCTCGTATACTTCGGGGCAACAAGAAACTTCAACCACCTCATGGCAACAGCAGCAGACATAGTAATAGCAGAGGTAGAAGAAATAGTAGAGGTAGGAGAACTGGATCCCAACCACGTAGTCACCCCCGGTATATTCGTAACACACCTTGTAAATGGAGGTGCAAACTAATGGATAAAAACATGATAAAAGAATTCATAGCAAAAAGAGTAGCAAGAATGCTAAAAGACGGAGACGTAGTAAACCTGGGGATAGGGATGCCAACCCTTGTAGCAAACTACCTTCCTGAAGGAGCCAACATATTCCTCCAGTCAGAAAACGGCTTCATAGGAGTAGGTCCGGCACCGGAGCAAGGCAAAGAAGACAAGAACATAGTAAATGCAGGAGGCCAATGCGTAACCATCCTACCCGGCGGAGTATTCTTCGACTCAGCAACCTCATTTGGCATCATAAGGGGAGGCCATGTAGACATGACAGTCCTTGGAGCCCTCCAGGTAGACGAGAAAGGGAACCTTGCCAACTGGATGATCCCAGGGAAAATGGTACCCGGAATGGGAGGAGCAATGGACCTTGTCACAGGAGCAAAGAAAGTAACCATAGCAATGGAGCACACAGCAAAGGGAGCGCCCAAGATCCTTAAAGAGTGCACCCTACCCCTGACAGCAGCCCACCAGGTAGACTATATAGTAACAGAGATGGGGTTCATGGAGGTTACAAAGGAAGGCATAGTCCTGAGAGAAATCAATCCGGAGTTCACAGTGGAAGAGGTACAGGCAGCCACAGAGGCTACCCTGATCATCCCTGAAGACATGAAGCAGATGGAAGTATAGTCTAATTTGGAGGTGAAACGGATGATACTTGAGGACATCAAAAAGATCGGCATCGCAGGTGCCGGTACGATGGGTTCAGGAATCGCCCAGATATTTGCAAGAAAGGGCTATGAGGTAGTTGTTACTGATATAGCTGAAGAATATTTGGAGAAATCTAAAAGGCTTGTACAGATATTCAATGAAAGCTTAATAGGGGAAGGAATAATGACTGCGGAGGAAGCAAGCGAGGCTGTTAGCCTTATATCCTATAGCACCAGCAAACAGGTTTTCGCAGACTGTCAGCTGATCATAGAGGCCATTGTTGAGAAGATGGATATCAAGCAGGTATTTTGGCAAGAGGTAGAGGGCATCGCCACAAATGATGCTTATTTTGCAACCAATACCTCAGGACTCAGCATAAATGGCATATCAAAGCTTGTGGAAAACAAATCCAGATTCATCGGGATGCATTTCTGGAATCCACCTCACATAATCCCGCTGGTGGAACTGATAAGAGCTGATGATACTTCAGACGATACCGTAGCTGTACTGAGAGAGCTGTTGACCATAATAGAAAAGGAGCCGGTAGTAGTTCAAAAGGATGCTCCTGGCTTCATAGGCAATAGACTCCAATTTGCAGCCTTCAGAGAGGCCCTGCACATAGTGGATGAAGGGATAGCCGATATAGAGGATGTGGACAGGGCAATGAGATATGGCCCAGGCTTCAGATACCCCATAATCGGACCTCTTCAGACAGCAGATCTTGGAGGTCTTGACACCTTCTACTATATCTCTTCATACCTGTTTAATGAGTTGAGTGATATGAAGGAGCCTCCAGAGATGCTTAAAAAACTTATGGATACCAAAGAGCTTGGAGTTAAATCCAAGAAAGGCTTCTACGACTATTCCGACGGAAAGGATGAGGAGGCCATAAAGAACAGAGATAAAATGCTGTTCAACATGCTAAAATATATCCATATGAAGAAATAGGATATATCTGCCGGAAGAAGGTCATAGGATGCTTTACACTACGCCTATAGATGTACTCCCTGTGTCTTATGAGGCAATTAATCCTAAAGAATGGAAAGCTGCTATCGAATCCTGCGGTAGCAGCTTTTTGTTTTGATTTTAATTATATATTTGCTATAATTTCACTAAGGGGGTAATTTTTATGGCATATATTCTAACCTCAGATAATATAAAAATACAATACAGCAGTCGTGGTGAGGGCACTCCAATAGTCTTTATTCATGGCTTCGGGGGAGAGGGCTCCTCTTTCAGAGTAATAGACAAAATACTTTCAAGTAGCTATAACACCATAGAAGTTGACCTCAGAGGTCACGGAAGATCCGATACCAGCTCAGAAATATCCATAGATGTTTTTGCAAGTGACATCAAGGAGCTTATTGAAAAGCTGGGGATAAAAAAGCCTGTACTTGCAGGCTGGTCAATGGGCGGCGCTGTTGTAATGGAATACATAAAGCAGTTTGGAGATAAAGAATCAAGCGGTTTGATATTCATCGAGACATCACCTATGGTAATGGCTGCAAGGGAGTGGAGAGGAACTCTATTAAAAGGAAATTACTCAAGGGAACAGTTCATAAAGGACTTGAGGGTGATGGAGCTGGACTGGATGAGCTTTGCAGAGTCGTTTGTAAGAGAAATGTCTCCCAAGCTCGATGAAAGCTCTCTTAAGCTTGCCATTGAGAGGATATCGGGGAACAGACCTGAGGTAATGAGCTCCGTATGGAAATCGCTGATGAGTAAGGATTACCGATCGATTCTTCCTTCGATAGAGATCCCTGTTCTTGTGGTAAACGGTTCTGAAAGCACCTTCTACGACCCTGAATCAGGCAAGGACATTGCTTCGATGATGCCCAATGCAAGCTTTGAGCTGATTAAAGACGCAGGACATCTTGTTGTTATGGAGAAGCCTGTTGAACTTAGCAGTCTGATAAAGAAATTTATCGAAAACAATATATAACAAAAAAGCAGCCGCAAGGCTGCTTTTCTATAGGAAAGGCATATATCTGTCCACCTCATCCCCTTCATTTCCTGAGAGAATATCCTCCAATAAACTCAGTCCTTTTCTTATCCTTTCCGGATCCTCGGCACTAAAGCTAAGCCTTATGAAGCTGTCTCTATCCAAAGGCTCCGTGTAGAATACCTTACCGGGTACTATAGCAAGCTTCCTTTTATTGCATTCCTCATAAAGCTCCATTGCATCCCAGCTTTCAGGGATCCTGACCCAAAGACTGAGCCCTCCTCCTGGTCTATGATACTCAAGGCCTACATGCTTCAGCTTGTCCAGGCCTTCTGCCATAATTAGGTATTTCTCCTTATAGACTTCTTTGATTTTACCCATGTATCCTACCCATAAGCCTTTTCTCAGGTAAAGATCAAAGGCTCTTTGAAGATAACCTGAGGATGAAATATCAGTTGAATGCTTAGCCTTGATTATCTGCTTGAATAGCAAAGGCGGAAGTGTCATAAATCCAATCCTCACCCCAGGCATAAATATCTTTGAGAAGCTCTTTACAAAAATAACTCTGTCTCTGCTATCAAGAGATTTAAGTGGCTCCCTTTTTTCATCCTCAAAGCTGAGGTCAGTTAGAAAATCATCCTCTATGATATAGAAGCCATATTCCTCAGCAAGCTTAAGAACAGCTTCTTTTTTAGTCCTGCTGTAGCTTATTGTCGTAGGACTCTGGTAATTGGGCATAAGGTATATGAATTTTGGTTTGTATCTTCTAATGTTCTGCTTTAAAACCTCGATATCGATTCCATCCTCCTTGAGAGGGATACCAATTATCCTTGCGCCTCTTGATTTGAAGGCTGCATATGCGCCAGGGTAGGTCGGATTTTCAACAAGAATTACATCGCCGGTTTCAACAAGGGATTTAGAAATTATATCAAGACCCTGCTGCCCGCCTGACGTTATAAGTATTTGCTCCTTGGATGCTGAAATTGAGTAGTTCTCCTTAAGAAATCCCGATATTGATTCCCTAAGAGGCCCGTACCCGTTGATCTCAGGGTACAGAAAGGCCTCCCCCCTGTCCCTGTCCAGGACCTCCACAAGGGATTGCTTGAACTCCTCAATAGGGAACAGATCAGGGATAGGAGATACGCTGGCAAAGTCGATACTGTCTTTTAGAAGAGGAAATATACCGGAAAGCATAAGCTCTATATCACCTTCCTCAACTGAAGACATATCCTGATCGGAGTGCTGTTTCTTAACAAATGTCCCGCTGCCTTTTAGGGTGTAGATATAACCGTCCTTCTCCAGCTCCTTATATGCAGTTACAACGGTTACGTTATTGACTCCAAGGCTCTTGGCAAGGGTTCTTATGGAAGGTAGTCTATCATCCTCAAGTGCATCTTCATCGATCATCTTTGAAATGGCTTCATAGAGCTGCTGGTACATAGGTTTAGAGTTTTTTTTATCAAGCTTTACTGAGTTAAACATTAATTTCAACTCCCAAAAAAGACATTGTATGGATACACTTATTATATCATATTCCACCGAGTATCCATACAAAGTACATTGTTTTATTAAACAGGTTTCACAGCCTGGATATAGAAGGAAGTA
This region includes:
- the atoD gene encoding acetate CoA-transferase subunit alpha, translated to MHKQITMEQAVDMVKDGMTIMVGGFLGCGNPHRIIDKLVEKGVKDLTLICNDTSFPEFGVGKMVVNKQFKKIMASHIGTNPETGRQMNEKETEVILIPQGTLAEQVRAGGAGLGGILTPTGVGTVVEEGKQKIELDGVEYLLERPLKADIAIIAAQTADKFGNLVYFGATRNFNHLMATAADIVIAEVEEIVEVGELDPNHVVTPGIFVTHLVNGGAN
- a CDS encoding 3-oxoacid CoA-transferase subunit B; this translates as MDKNMIKEFIAKRVARMLKDGDVVNLGIGMPTLVANYLPEGANIFLQSENGFIGVGPAPEQGKEDKNIVNAGGQCVTILPGGVFFDSATSFGIIRGGHVDMTVLGALQVDEKGNLANWMIPGKMVPGMGGAMDLVTGAKKVTIAMEHTAKGAPKILKECTLPLTAAHQVDYIVTEMGFMEVTKEGIVLREINPEFTVEEVQAATEATLIIPEDMKQMEV
- a CDS encoding 3-hydroxyacyl-CoA dehydrogenase family protein: MILEDIKKIGIAGAGTMGSGIAQIFARKGYEVVVTDIAEEYLEKSKRLVQIFNESLIGEGIMTAEEASEAVSLISYSTSKQVFADCQLIIEAIVEKMDIKQVFWQEVEGIATNDAYFATNTSGLSINGISKLVENKSRFIGMHFWNPPHIIPLVELIRADDTSDDTVAVLRELLTIIEKEPVVVQKDAPGFIGNRLQFAAFREALHIVDEGIADIEDVDRAMRYGPGFRYPIIGPLQTADLGGLDTFYYISSYLFNELSDMKEPPEMLKKLMDTKELGVKSKKGFYDYSDGKDEEAIKNRDKMLFNMLKYIHMKK
- a CDS encoding alpha/beta fold hydrolase → MAYILTSDNIKIQYSSRGEGTPIVFIHGFGGEGSSFRVIDKILSSSYNTIEVDLRGHGRSDTSSEISIDVFASDIKELIEKLGIKKPVLAGWSMGGAVVMEYIKQFGDKESSGLIFIETSPMVMAAREWRGTLLKGNYSREQFIKDLRVMELDWMSFAESFVREMSPKLDESSLKLAIERISGNRPEVMSSVWKSLMSKDYRSILPSIEIPVLVVNGSESTFYDPESGKDIASMMPNASFELIKDAGHLVVMEKPVELSSLIKKFIENNI
- a CDS encoding PLP-dependent aminotransferase family protein, whose translation is MFNSVKLDKKNSKPMYQQLYEAISKMIDEDALEDDRLPSIRTLAKSLGVNNVTVVTAYKELEKDGYIYTLKGSGTFVKKQHSDQDMSSVEEGDIELMLSGIFPLLKDSIDFASVSPIPDLFPIEEFKQSLVEVLDRDRGEAFLYPEINGYGPLRESISGFLKENYSISASKEQILITSGGQQGLDIISKSLVETGDVILVENPTYPGAYAAFKSRGARIIGIPLKEDGIDIEVLKQNIRRYKPKFIYLMPNYQSPTTISYSRTKKEAVLKLAEEYGFYIIEDDFLTDLSFEDEKREPLKSLDSRDRVIFVKSFSKIFMPGVRIGFMTLPPLLFKQIIKAKHSTDISSSGYLQRAFDLYLRKGLWVGYMGKIKEVYKEKYLIMAEGLDKLKHVGLEYHRPGGGLSLWVRIPESWDAMELYEECNKRKLAIVPGKVFYTEPLDRDSFIRLSFSAEDPERIRKGLSLLEDILSGNEGDEVDRYMPFL